TGTCGGCGACTGCTTTGGCGGCTAAATATGCCATATCCGGATAATCAACTGGGCTGTCGCTGTTCGTACCAACATCTATACAAGTATGGCCGAGTTCGGTTACGATAGCCTTAATCTGTTCCTTTGCTTCAATTCCTCTATGATCGTTGGCAACTGCTACTTTCATTGAGAATTACACTCATCCTTTCGTTAACTGCTTTTTCTATCATTTCACCGCAAGCTGCATACGCTTCGTCATCGCCGCCAATAGGGTCGTCAACTTCCTGACCATCAATCAGCATCATACATTTCTGTTCGGCCTGCGGACAGATTCGGATTATAGCATCTTTGTGTCCGTTTGACATGGCAAAAATGTGGTCGGCAAGACGAATTTTTGCGCCGGTCAGCCGTTGACTCCTGTGCGTGTGGAGATTTATACCTCTCGATTCACAAAACATTATAGAGCCTTCACTTGCGCTAATGCCGTTGACAGCTAAAATGCCCGCCGATTCGATGTTATAACCGTATTCTTCCAATTGGTTAATATTACAGCCGAGTTTTTCGGCCATTTTTTTCTTCGCCAAAGCCTCTGCCATCGGGCTTCTGCAGGTGTTTCCGCTGCATACAAAAACGATATTTATGGCATACATTTTCTGTATTCTCCTTTCGGAATACGCCCCGACTCGTAAAATTTTCAAACCGGTGGAGGATATTTTTGCGACAGTACTACTTTTTTCGTATTTACACTTGCCTGTATTAATCACTATATCGACCAAATCGCCGATTT
Above is a window of Planctomycetaceae bacterium DNA encoding:
- a CDS encoding threonylcarbamoyl-AMP synthase, which produces MVEYIEIKDPKTDLEKLKKCAECIDAGGLVVFPTETVYGIACRAEKKSLARLDEVKQRNLEKRYTLHIGDKSKLVDFVPTLTAQVKKLLKHTWPGPLTVVFEVNDDEIKKLREKHGSEVVELLYKDNSIGIRCPDEPVGNKLLNLCKYPVVAPSANTAGNPPATDGKEAFTQIGDLVDIVINTGKCKYEKSSTVAKISSTGLKILRVGAYSERRIQKMYAINIVFVCSGNTCRSPMAEALAKKKMAEKLGCNINQLEEYGYNIESAGILAVNGISASEGSIMFCESRGINLHTHRSQRLTGAKIRLADHIFAMSNGHKDAIIRICPQAEQKCMMLIDGQEVDDPIGGDDEAYAACGEMIEKAVNERMSVILNESSSCQRS